A part of Notolabrus celidotus isolate fNotCel1 unplaced genomic scaffold, fNotCel1.pri scaffold_89B_arrow_ctg1, whole genome shotgun sequence genomic DNA contains:
- the LOC117809964 gene encoding NLR family CARD domain-containing protein 3-like: MVGLPVQQHPADLDSIFKHLEEKIFTLVKNELKRFQSVLSQDTPEGLNIQSGEEERRSNTESVLKITLNFLRGMKQEELADCLQSRTRPSLYQCKLKSTLKEKFQCVFEGITKAGNPTLLNEIFTQLYITEGGTGEVNDEHEVRLIEAASRKPEGLEIRHQDIFKPLPERAGPIRTVLTKGVAGIGKTVLTQKFTLDWAEGKTNQDIQFTFPFTFRELNLLRERKFSLVDLVHRFFTQTRDAGLCRFEEFQVLFIFDGLDECRLPLDFQNNQILTDPTESTSVDVLLTNLIRGNLLPSARLWITTRPAAANQIPPGCVGMVTEVRGFNDPQKEEYFRKRFRDEVQASRIISNIKTSRSLHIMCHIPVFCWITATVLEDMLKTREGGELPRTLTEMYIHFLVVQSKLKNIKYDGGSGTDPLWSPESRKMIQSLGKLAFEHLQKGNLIFYESDLTESGIKIKKASVYSGVFTQIFREERGLYQDQVFCFIHLSVQEFLAALHVHLTFTKSGVNLMSKKKSTSAKLGRNKHFYRSAVNDALKSPNGHLDLFLRFLLGLSLQTNQALLQGLGTHTSLSLGNQKTVKYIKKRTNENLSPERIINLFHCLNELNDRSVVEKIQTYLKPGSLSTGDLSPAEWSALAFILLSSEKDLDVFDLKKYSASERVLLRLLPLVKASNRALLSGSDLSRRSCKALSSVLTSRSSKLRELDLSNNDLQDSGVKLLSAGLASVHCRLETLRLSGCLITGEGCAYLASALRSNPSHLKELDLRYNHPGDSGVMVLSADPLFRVDSLRVDPCGEQWMKPGLRKYACELTVDTNTVHRRLRLSDSNRSVTHVEEEQPYPDHADRFDFWYQLLCRDGLTGRCFWEVEWEGDVDVSVSYRGIRRRGDTPECKYGANEQSWSLICSEEHGYFVCHDDTRIVLSTSSSPVSHRVAVYVDHPAGTLSFYSVSSRALIHLHTFSTTFTEPLYAGFKLLPRASVSLSSL; encoded by the exons ATGGTTGGTCTGCCTGTCCAGCAGCATCCAGCAGATCTGGACTCCATATTTAAG catCTTGAAGAGAAAATTTTCACTTTAGTGAAGAATGAGCTGAAAAGGTTCCAAAGTGTTTTAAGCCAAGATACACCAGAAGGATTAAACATACAGAGtggggaagaggagagaagaagcaATACAGAGTCAGTGCTGAAGATCACTCTGAACTTCCTGAGAGGAATGAaacaggaggagctggctgactgtctgcagagca GAACCAGGCCGTCACTGTATCAGTGTAAACTCAAATCAACcctgaaggagaagttccagtgtgtgtttgaggggatcaCCAAAGCAGGAAACCCGACCCTCCTGAATGAGATCTTCACacagctctacatcacagagggagggaccggagaggtcaatgatgaacatgaggtcagactgatCGAAGCAGCATCCAGGAAACCAGAAGGACTAGAGATCAGACATCAGGACATCTTTAAACCCTtacctgagagagctggaccaatcagaacagTGCTGACAAAGGGGGTCGCTGGCATcgggaaaacagtcttaacacagaagttcactctggactgggctgaagGCAAAACCAaccaggacatccagttcacgttccccttcactttcagagagctgaatttgctgagagagagaaagttcagtTTGGTGGACCTGGTTCATCGCTTCTTTACTCAGACCAGAGAcgcaggactctgcaggtttgaagagttccaggtcctcttcatctttgacggtctggatgagtgtcgacttcctctggacttccaaaacaatcagatcctgactgatcccacagagtccacctcagtggatgtgctcctgacaaacctcatcagggggaacctgctcccctctgctcgcctctggatcaccacaagacctgcagcagccaatcagatccctcctgGGTGTGTTGGCATGGtaacagaggtcagagggttcaatgaccctcagaaggaggagtacttcaggaaGAGATTCAGAGACGAGGTGCAGGCCAGCAGAATCAtctccaacatcaagacatcccgaagcctccacatcatgtgccacatcccggtcttctgctggatcactgctacagttctggaggatatgctgaagaccagagagggaggagagctgcccaggaccctgactgagatgtacatccacttcctggtggtGCAGTCCAAGCTGAAGAACATTAAGTATGATGGAGGATCTGGGACTGATCCACTCTGGagtccagagagcaggaagatgatccagtctctgggaaaactggcttttgaGCATCTGCAGAAAGGGaacctgatcttctatgagTCCGACCTGACAGAGTCTGGCATCAAGATCAAGAAAGCCtcagtgtactcaggagtgttcacacagatcttcagagaggagagaggactgtaccaggaccaggtgttctgcttcatccacctgagtgttcaggagtttctggctgctcttcatgtccatctgaccttcaccaaGTCTGGAGTCAACCTGATGTCAAAGAAAAAATCAACCTCTGCTAAGCTTGgtagaaacaaacatttctacCGGAGTGCTGTGAACGATGCCTTAAAGAGTCCCAATGGACACCTGGACCTGTTCCTTCGCTTCCTCCTGGGTCTCTCACTGCAGACCAATCAAGCTCTCCTTCAAGGTCTTGGGACACATACAAGTCTGTCACTTGGCAATCAGAAAACTGTCAAGTACATCAAGAAGAGGACCAATGAGAATCTGTCTCCAGAGAGAATcatcaacctgttccactgtctCAATGAGCTGAATGATCGTTCTGTAGTGGAGAAGATCCAAACGTATCTAAAACCAGGAAGTCTCTCCACTGGTGACCTGTCTCCTGCTGAGTGGTCAGCTCTGGCCTTCATCTTACTGTCATCAGAGAAAGATCTGGacgtgtttgacctgaagaaatactctgcttcagagagggttcttctgaggctgctgcctcTGGTCAAAGCCTCCAACAGAGCTCT GCTGAGCGGCTCTGATCTCTCAAGGAGAAGCTGTAAAGCTCTTTCCTCAGTTCTCACCTCCCGGTCCTCCAaactgagagagctggacctgagcaaCAATGACCTGCAAGACTCAGGAGTGAAGCTACTTTCAGCTGGACTGGCGAGTGTACACTGTAGACTGGAAACCCTCAG ATTGTCGGGGTGTCTGATCACAGGTGAAGGCTGTGCTTATCTGGCCTCGGCCCTCAGatccaacccctcccatctgaaAGAGTTGGACCTGCGCTACAACCATCCGGGAGACTCAGGAGTCATGGTGCTGTCTGCTGATCCCCTCTTTAGAGTGGACAGTCTCAG GGTGGATCCCTGTGGAGAGCAGTGGATGAAACCTGGTCTGAGGAAAT ATGCTTGTGAACTCACagtggacacaaacacagttcacAGAAGGCTCAGACTGTCTGACAGCAACAGATCAGTGACCCatgtggaggaggagcagccgTACCCTGATCACGCAGACAGGTTTGACTTCTGGTACCAGCTGCTGTGTAGAGACGGTCTGACCGGACGCTGTTTCTGGGAGGTGGAGTGGGAAGGAGACGTGGATGTTTCAGTGAGTTACAGAGGAAtcagaaggagaggagacacacCCGAGTGTAAATATGGAGCGAATGAACAGTCCTGGAGTCTGATCTGTTCTGAGGAGCACGGTTACTTCGTCTGTCATGATGACACCAGGATAGTCCTCTCCACCTCATCCTCCcctgtctctcacagagtggcgGTGTATGTGGATCATCCTGCTGGtactctgtccttctacagtgtctcctccagagcactgatccacctccacaccttcagcaCCACCTTCACTGAGCCTCTCTATGCCGGGTTTAAGTTACTGCCTCGTGCCTCAGTGTCTCTGAGCTCACTGTAA